Genomic segment of Pararhodobacter zhoushanensis:
CAGCCACCCCACCACCCGCGCCAGATCCATCACCGTCGAGACCCGCGGTATCGCCAGCGGATGATGCCCGCCAAAGGGCGCGGCGCGGTAGATCTCGGACCCGATGAAGCGCGGAGCGGTCACTCCGGCAGAGCGGCCTCGATCACCTGCGTCATCCGACCGCTGGTCGGCCGCGTCGTCGCGCCCCAGAAGCCCAACAGTGAGCCGTCCGGCCCAATCAGCGCCTTGTTGAAATTCCACGTCGGTTCAACCCCGTGTTCCTGTGCCAGCCAGCGGTAAAACGGATGCGCCTCCGGCCCGGTCACCGGGGTGATGCGCGTCAGCGGCACGTCCACTCCCAGCTCGACCCGGCAGTATTGCTCGACCGCGTGGTCATCGTCCAGTTCCTGACGAAAATCATCCGAGGGCACCGCCAGCACCACCAACCCGCGCGGGGCATACCTCTCGTGCAGCGCCTGAAGGTCGGCAAATTGCGGCGTGAAGCCGCACAGCGAGGCCGTGTTGACCACCAGCACCGGCTGGCCGCGCCAGTCGTCCAGATCATAGGTGGCACCATCAATGGCGGTGAAGGTGAAGGCCTGCGCCGGAAACCCCAGCAACAGCAGAAAGAAACCCACAAGCAAACGCATGACGAGAACCATTGCAAACCCGGGCCGCACACGTCGCCCGCGGTCAAAGGGTAGAGCGTCGAAGGCCCCGGACAAGCCAGAACCCCGCGCCAGAAGGCCGCCGCAGAAAAAATGGTGAAAAAATTCCCGTCCCTGAAACTTGTGCGGAAATCCTTACGTACCTTCCTCACACGATCGCAAAATGGTCCAAACAAAGGAAGCACCGATGAAACTCTTCACCCTTGCCACCCTCGCCACGACCCTTGCTGCGACCCCCCTGCT
This window contains:
- a CDS encoding glutathione peroxidase — its product is MRLLVGFFLLLLGFPAQAFTFTAIDGATYDLDDWRGQPVLVVNTASLCGFTPQFADLQALHERYAPRGLVVLAVPSDDFRQELDDDHAVEQYCRVELGVDVPLTRITPVTGPEAHPFYRWLAQEHGVEPTWNFNKALIGPDGSLLGFWGATTRPTSGRMTQVIEAALPE